The Saprospiraceae bacterium sequence TAATAATGCTGAATGTATCGGGTTTTATCCCTTTTTTAAGTAAAAATTTTTATAAAACCTTAAATGGATGTGATTGTCTATAAAAATCGGGAGGCATTTTAAAAATTCTTTGGTGATCATAAAGCTATAATCTCCAATGTAACCTAAAAATCTGAAATGAATTTCCTATTCCAGACCAAATTACTGCAAAATAAGGCACTGCGTTCATTTTTTACTTCGCACCATAGCGATGCTATGATTTGGCGCAAAAAATGCTTATTTTATTGTACTTTTGATCTTCATAACGGAACTCATTTTAGATATTTAGGTGTAATTCTTTGAAGGGCTATCCACCCATAAAATTTTGATTTTTCACACCTTTCCAAACTGACATTTTAATCACAAAATATCTTTACAATCACAAAATTCTGATGGCAAAGGACATTCATTAGGGTCATAATGGCAAAACTCAATGTACCAGGTACCATTATTACCAGAAATTAGTGGATGGTTTTCATTGAGTTCATCCCTCATAAGTTTATATTTCCATTTATTCGGTAAGTTTTGAACAAAGCAAGGTGAGTAATTATATTTTCTCCAAAGATTTAATAATTCAGGAACCAACATATCAAAATGTTTGTCTGTCAGTTTTTCCACCGGAGGAAAAAACTCTTTTGGAATACCAAAGTGATAAGCCATAGAAGGATGGTCATTTTGAAATATGGACTCAATCGCTTCCATTTCCTCATGAAAATCTGCATGTTTTCTCAAATCAGGTTTTTGGTCTTGGGCTTCTCTCAGCATCTCAATAAGTTGCGTAAGATATTTGTCCATAGATTTTACTTAGTTTATGCTGGTGTCCGGTATTTTACAATCAATAAAAAAGATTGCCATTTTTCATAGCCAGCTTTTCGTACAATTGCTCAATGGCTTTATACAACATTTTGTAGGTCGAACTGACTTCTATTTCCATGATTTCAGAAATTTCCGGATATGACATACCTTCATAAAATCTGAGGTATATACACTCTTTCTGGCGCCGTGGTAAATCTTCGATGACATGCGACAACTCTCTGATACGGATCATGGTGATCTCATCCTCTATGATCTTGTCTTCAGCTGAATATTCCAGATTAAAGTCTGTGTCAGATCCTGTTAAGTCAGAATATCGTTGTTCTACCCGTAGTTTTTTAAATAATTCTGTTCTTAATGACTTAAATAGGTACAGTTTGATTGAGTTGGTGACACTTACTTTGTCGTACTTTGTCAAAAGGCTTAAAAAAACTTCCTGAATGGCATCTTTGGTCATCATGCTGTCATGACATATTTTAAAGCCATAATTGTAGAGAAGATTACTATAAGTGCGGAACATGTATTCATATGCATCTTTGCTTCCTGATCTGAAATCATTCCACAAAGTTTCGTCATCTGAATACCTGTAATACATAAGTTTTCTGTAGGGCTTTAAGAATTATTCAATTCAAATTTATAGCAAATATAGGTATAATGGACAAAAAGTGGATTGTTTTTTTTGAAATCTGAACAAATTTGATTGCTACCTTTTACTGTTATAATGTCTATTGAATAAAGAAGATAGCCAAATCAACAGCCATCCAGTGGGATTATAAAAATTTAGTCAAACGAAAAGGAGTGCTTCTCAGGTTGAAGTAATCTATTGAATTACAACTAAGAAAAATACTCTTAAATGAAATAACCCAACTTTACTCAGGTTAGCATTTCTTATTTAATTCATTACAATATCAAAATACTTCCGGTATGAACCTTAGTTACACCATCTATATAACGCACTTCTGCTACCCAGGTATAGTTGCCAATAGTAATACGGATATTGTGAAACGACCCATCCCAATTTATTTCAGTCAGGCAATTTTTTAGTTGTTCTGTTTTAAAAATCAAATTTCCCCATCTGTCATAAATCATAAATGATGAGATCACTTCGACATCATTACCAGTAAATATTTTCAACTTGTCGTTGGTAAGGTCATCATTTGGGCTAAAAACATTTGAAATCATAAAGCTTCGATTTTTTTCCACATCAACCCTGATGACAGATTTTGAAATGCATCCATCTTTTGATTTTATTTCTATTTCATATTCTGTTTTATTTAATGGTAATGCTTTTGTCAGCAGACATGTGGGGCATGAAATCCCATCAGATGGTGACCAAACAGCCTCATATTTGGTCAAATTTAGCGATACATTCAGGTCTATGCTGTCGCCCAGATTCACCTGTTGGTCGGGATTTTTGTTGGTGATGACTGGAATTTCTGCCGCAATCAACTGGCTCGTATTCATTAATTTACATTGATTGACATCTTTTACGAACCATGTGTAGTTGCCTTCTGCCAGTGTCTGAAATTTGTTTTGGGCAGAATAGACCTCATTGTTCAATGCATACATAAAAGGAGAAACACCACCTTTGACATTTTTTATATTGACCTGACCTGTAAAAATACCTTCGCAATTGGGGTTGATATTTTGAATTTCAGCTATCAGACTGTCAGGCTGCTTAAGATAAATCTCAGAATTGAGGATGCACCTGTTAAAATCGGTCACTGTCGCCGTATATCTGCCAGCATAAAGTCCTGAAAGCGAATCTGATGAGGTACCACTGATTGAATGTTTGAAAGCATAAGGTTGCGTACCACCTGATGGCATGACTTTGTAGAAACCATCATTTCGGCCGAAACATGATACCTGATATCCATTATAGTTTGATGTGGTATTTTGTATTTTGAGTTTTGATGGTTGGGGTACAAATACATTTAGCACACGACTATTACCAAAAGTATCTTCAATGGTAAAGGTATAGTTGCCTTCATCCAAACCTTCGATGTTCTCAATCTTATTCTGGTCTGATATATTGCCGGTAAACACTATGGAAGGGTTTTCTATCTTAAAACCTTTATATGTAAATGGAGGTGTACCACGATCTACTCTGAAACGAATGATTCCCGAATTTTGTCCGTTGCATATCACGGGTACTGCTTCGATACTTGCTTTTATATTGCACACGATGAGCCTGAGGTTTACTTCCATAAATATATCGCACCCTTCCTGATTCTGAATCCTGACTTCGTGTTTTCCCTGGGTAGTCAGCGCACCATTGCCCAATTTTAATGTATCACCTTCACATATGTTCAGAGATGTAGATGCTTTTATCTTATCTGCTACTTTCAGGTCCAGCATCAGGATGCTGTCACACCCATTGGCAGCGGGTATTCGTACTTCATATACGCCTGATGTGCAATAATCCGTTCCATAAAACCTGAAACACTCACCAAAGCAGACTTCCTGATTTATTTTTGTCGTGGGTGTAGGTAATACCTCGATGGTTTTACAGTTTTTTGGGGATTTGTCGCAAACATTGGATGCCTCCAGGCAGAGCTTGTAGGAGCCTGGTTGAGCGATCGTGTATTGGCTTTCCTTTTCGTTTTTTATAAACACATCATCCAGTGTCCAGTGATAAAAAGTCGCTCCGCTGATACCTGGCGTTTTAAAAATAAAGGTATCGTTTTGGCATATTTTTTCAGGAGCTGAAATTGCTGGTGTTTGGGTAAGTGGTGCCACTTTGGTAGATCCATTTGTAACTTTGATAGTCCAGTCGCAAATATCATTGCTGCTACCATCCATCACAAAATAATAATACTGACCGACAGTCAATGGAACAGTATTTTTAAATATTCGGGTGGTATTGGGTCGAACATCAGTATCACATTCGCTGACACGTCTAAAAGTAGTGCAATTCAGACTTTCATATAAACCGATTTCTAATCCTAGATTAATGGTGCAATTTGTCACTTTGACTTCCAGTGTCAGATCGATACTACCTGCGATAAATCCAATCCATTGCATATTATGTACCTGACCGGTGCAAAATCCGGGCGGAGCCTGACCTACTACATTGCTGTTGTTCCTTCCGGTAAATCCATCAATGTTGCAAATGATACAAGCATCCCTGCAAAAAGACTTCATGGCAGGACTATTGCCACAGATAGGAGGTTGCTGAGCATTCAATAATTGAATTGAGAAAAAAATAAAAACAATATATAAATGTGATTTCAACAGACGAAACATGTTTTTAATACCAAAGTCACAACAAGCCCTTTTTTAAACATTCAGATTTATAAGTAATAAAAATGAAAGATGTACTTCTAAAAGTGTAAAATTAAGTTTTAATCAGGAACAATTACCTTAAATTTTCATTTACTTTGTTGTATGTAGCGCAGAGATATGACCTCAGATGTAAAAATTGATATCAGAAAACTCACCATTGAGCAGATCAAAGAAATGATCACTGCAATGGGCGAGCCTTCATTTCGGGCAAAACAAATCTATGAATGGCTTTGGCAAAAGTCAGCCACATCTATTTCACATATGACCAATCTACCGCTATCTTTAAGGCAAAAACTGGATGAGTTGTATGAAATCAATCCGATCAAAACCGATAAAATTCAGAAAAGCCTGGACGGAACCATAAAAACAAGATTTGAGCTCTACGATGGGCATAAGATCGAAGCAGTACTGATCCCGGTACCGGATGATAAAAGATTTACAGTCTGTGTATCGACGCAGGTAGGCTGTAGCCTCACGTGCAAATTTTGTGCGACTGGGCAGATGAAAAGGGTCAGAAATCTGGATCCCTCTGAAATCTACGATCAGTACGTTCTAGTCAACCAACAATGTATCAATACCTATGGGCAACCATTAACCAATGTAGTGTATATGGGTATGGGCGAACCCCTTTTGGCGTATTCGAGTACACTTGAAAGTGTCTATTTGCTTACTTCACCTGCCGGACTCAATATATCTCCGAAGCGCATTACTGTCAGTACTGCCGGCATAGCAAAGATGATCACCAGACTTGCTGATGAAGATGTAAAATTTAATCTGGCACTTTCTTTGCATGCAGCTGATGATGTCAAGAGAAATGAAATTATGCCCATCAATGAACAGAATAATCTGGAGGTATTGATGGAAGCATTAAGTTACTTCTATAAAAAAACCGGAAATAAAATAAGTTACGAGTATATAGCTTTTAAAAATTTTAATGACAGTATGGAAGATGCTAAAAATCTGGTCAAACTCTGTAAGCAGTTTCCTGTCAAAGTCAATATAATAGAATACAACTCAATCGATGGAGTGGTATTCGTGAAGGCAGATGAAGAAAAAACAAATAACTTTGCAAAATATTTGCGTAGCCACGATATCATGGTGACGATAAGGAGAAGCCGTGGAAAGGATATCGATGCCGCATGTGGTCAGCTGGCAAATAAAGAATAAAATCAAAACAATAGCATATGGTAAGTAATGAAATAACCGCGTTGCTTAAGAGCAATGAAAATGCAATCCGACAACTCTTTAAAACGCAGGAACCCAATTTTTGGGAAGTACAGCCTGAAGGCAAATGGTCTGCTGGCCAGCATGTCATCCATCTTGTGCAATCCACTAAGCCGCTGCTGAATGCATTGCGTCTGCCTGATTTTGTTTTGAAATGGAGATTTGGTACCAGCAACAGACCGTCAAGAAATTTTGAAGATGTCGTGGCCAGATATGAAGAAAAACTCTCAAAAGTAGCTCCCGGCATTGTCGGCCCTTTTTCGAGAAATATGCCTGATTCGCCTGCAATAGAAGCTGATACATACCTGAACCAACTCCAGGAGATCAATGAAAAACTCAACAAAGCAACTTTAAAATTGTCAGATAAACAATTGGATACGCTATTGCTGCCACATCCATTGATGGGAAAGATGACTTTGAGAGAAATATTAATGTGGAATGCCTACCACACTATGCACCATATAAGTGTGCTTAAAGAAAAATATCTGAATAAATAAATCTTTTCTGAAATGTACAAACAACAGATCAACAATACGCCAGAATATTTTGACCGGTATATAGCATGTGTGCCGGACATAGACCTGACGGATGCTCTAAGTATCTATGGTTCGGAAATGATTCATGCTGAAAAAAAGGCGTTGAGTCAAATAGGTCATCATGTATATGCACCGGGCAAATGGACCATCAGGGATATCTTGCAACACATCATCGACACAGAAAGGATTTTTGCATACAGGGCGCTCCGAATAGCCAGAAATGACCAAACCGCATTGCCTGGATTTGATGAAAACATGTTTGTAAAAAATGCTCATGCTTCCGGCAGAAAACTCAACGACCTGATCACAGAGTTTGATATCGTGCGTCAATCGACAATTTTATTGTTCAATAGTTTTAATGATGAAGATATGATGCGGGAAGGCTTTATATTCAAGTCCAATATTTCTGTTCTGGCCCTTGGTTTTACAATAGCAGGGCACTGTATCCATCATATGAATGTCATGAAGGAAAGGTATTATCCGTTGCTGAGCATATAAATTCTGAACTTTAAAATACAACCATGCCTACTCAATGGTATCATGCCAGGGTTTTAAAAATAGAACAGCTCACAGCATTTACCCGACGGTTTACAGTTGAAGTACCGCAGGACGCAGGCATCTTTCATTTTATACCGGGCCAGTTCGTGACCATGGATCTTCCCGTGAGTGAAAAACGACTGCACAGGTGGCGTAGCTATTCGATTGCTAATTGCCCGGATGGTACCAATATTCTTGAATTTTGTATTGTAAGATCTGAGGATGGACTTGGCACAAAATATCTGTTTGAAGAAATCAGTGTTGGTTCAGAGCTGAAGTTTAAAGGACCGGATGGTACTTTTGTTTTGCCGGCAGACCTGAATGATGAAATCATCATGTTGTGTACAGGTACAGGTGTTGCTCCGTTCAGAAGTATGATACAATATATAGAAAGTAATAATATTCCTTTCGGGAAGATACATCTCATATTTGGGACGCGAACCTATCAGGATATACTATATCGTGAAGAATTTGAAAAAATTCAAAATCAAAATCCTGCTTTTCAGTATTCCGTAGCACTATCCCGTGAAAACAAGAAAGGTTTTCACCATGGTTATATCCACGATATCTATATGAATGAATATAAAGACATAAAAAGTGACAGAAAATTTTACATTTGCGGTTGGTCAAAAATGATTGATGAAGCCATTGTCAAACTGATGATTGATTTAAAATATGACAAATCACAA is a genomic window containing:
- a CDS encoding sigma-70 family RNA polymerase sigma factor, with protein sequence MYYRYSDDETLWNDFRSGSKDAYEYMFRTYSNLLYNYGFKICHDSMMTKDAIQEVFLSLLTKYDKVSVTNSIKLYLFKSLRTELFKKLRVEQRYSDLTGSDTDFNLEYSAEDKIIEDEITMIRIRELSHVIEDLPRRQKECIYLRFYEGMSYPEISEIMEIEVSSTYKMLYKAIEQLYEKLAMKNGNLFY
- a CDS encoding gliding motility-associated C-terminal domain-containing protein, whose protein sequence is MKSHLYIVFIFFSIQLLNAQQPPICGNSPAMKSFCRDACIICNIDGFTGRNNSNVVGQAPPGFCTGQVHNMQWIGFIAGSIDLTLEVKVTNCTINLGLEIGLYESLNCTTFRRVSECDTDVRPNTTRIFKNTVPLTVGQYYYFVMDGSSNDICDWTIKVTNGSTKVAPLTQTPAISAPEKICQNDTFIFKTPGISGATFYHWTLDDVFIKNEKESQYTIAQPGSYKLCLEASNVCDKSPKNCKTIEVLPTPTTKINQEVCFGECFRFYGTDYCTSGVYEVRIPAANGCDSILMLDLKVADKIKASTSLNICEGDTLKLGNGALTTQGKHEVRIQNQEGCDIFMEVNLRLIVCNIKASIEAVPVICNGQNSGIIRFRVDRGTPPFTYKGFKIENPSIVFTGNISDQNKIENIEGLDEGNYTFTIEDTFGNSRVLNVFVPQPSKLKIQNTTSNYNGYQVSCFGRNDGFYKVMPSGGTQPYAFKHSISGTSSDSLSGLYAGRYTATVTDFNRCILNSEIYLKQPDSLIAEIQNINPNCEGIFTGQVNIKNVKGGVSPFMYALNNEVYSAQNKFQTLAEGNYTWFVKDVNQCKLMNTSQLIAAEIPVITNKNPDQQVNLGDSIDLNVSLNLTKYEAVWSPSDGISCPTCLLTKALPLNKTEYEIEIKSKDGCISKSVIRVDVEKNRSFMISNVFSPNDDLTNDKLKIFTGNDVEVISSFMIYDRWGNLIFKTEQLKNCLTEINWDGSFHNIRITIGNYTWVAEVRYIDGVTKVHTGSILIL
- the rlmN gene encoding 23S rRNA (adenine(2503)-C(2))-methyltransferase RlmN codes for the protein MTSDVKIDIRKLTIEQIKEMITAMGEPSFRAKQIYEWLWQKSATSISHMTNLPLSLRQKLDELYEINPIKTDKIQKSLDGTIKTRFELYDGHKIEAVLIPVPDDKRFTVCVSTQVGCSLTCKFCATGQMKRVRNLDPSEIYDQYVLVNQQCINTYGQPLTNVVYMGMGEPLLAYSSTLESVYLLTSPAGLNISPKRITVSTAGIAKMITRLADEDVKFNLALSLHAADDVKRNEIMPINEQNNLEVLMEALSYFYKKTGNKISYEYIAFKNFNDSMEDAKNLVKLCKQFPVKVNIIEYNSIDGVVFVKADEEKTNNFAKYLRSHDIMVTIRRSRGKDIDAACGQLANKE
- a CDS encoding DinB family protein translates to MVSNEITALLKSNENAIRQLFKTQEPNFWEVQPEGKWSAGQHVIHLVQSTKPLLNALRLPDFVLKWRFGTSNRPSRNFEDVVARYEEKLSKVAPGIVGPFSRNMPDSPAIEADTYLNQLQEINEKLNKATLKLSDKQLDTLLLPHPLMGKMTLREILMWNAYHTMHHISVLKEKYLNK
- a CDS encoding DinB family protein encodes the protein MYKQQINNTPEYFDRYIACVPDIDLTDALSIYGSEMIHAEKKALSQIGHHVYAPGKWTIRDILQHIIDTERIFAYRALRIARNDQTALPGFDENMFVKNAHASGRKLNDLITEFDIVRQSTILLFNSFNDEDMMREGFIFKSNISVLALGFTIAGHCIHHMNVMKERYYPLLSI
- a CDS encoding FAD-dependent oxidoreductase, with translation MPTQWYHARVLKIEQLTAFTRRFTVEVPQDAGIFHFIPGQFVTMDLPVSEKRLHRWRSYSIANCPDGTNILEFCIVRSEDGLGTKYLFEEISVGSELKFKGPDGTFVLPADLNDEIIMLCTGTGVAPFRSMIQYIESNNIPFGKIHLIFGTRTYQDILYREEFEKIQNQNPAFQYSVALSRENKKGFHHGYIHDIYMNEYKDIKSDRKFYICGWSKMIDEAIVKLMIDLKYDKSQIHYELYG